A genomic region of Nitrosomonas ureae contains the following coding sequences:
- the hemH gene encoding ferrochelatase: protein MTSKSHYQHGSRNRTGVLLINLGTPDAPTAQALRPYLKEFLSNPRVIEVPRLIWWPILHGFILPFRPKASAEKYTKIWMPEGSPLKVHTERQTKLLQEMLQTRLKNPPMVEYAMNIGKPSVATVLQNMQAQGCERILVIPLFPQYAASSTAAAMDNVFTVLSRMRNQPAIRTVKQYHDHPAYIAALAHNVRDYWSAHGRPDKLIISFHGTPRSSLDKGDPYHCACQKTGRLLAEALALDANQYAVCFQSRFGKAKWLTPYTAVTLEQLGKARTQRVDVICPGFVSDCLETLEEIAIEAKNIFVQAGGKEFHYIPCLNERTDWIQTLADIACNHLQGWLDNEVSEEATQLSRKLALEMGAKS from the coding sequence ATGACCTCAAAATCTCACTATCAACATGGTTCGCGCAACCGAACCGGCGTATTGCTAATAAATTTAGGAACACCTGACGCGCCAACGGCTCAGGCACTACGCCCATATCTCAAGGAGTTTCTCAGCAATCCTCGTGTCATTGAAGTGCCCCGGCTAATTTGGTGGCCAATTCTGCATGGTTTTATCCTGCCTTTCAGGCCTAAGGCATCCGCAGAAAAATACACAAAAATCTGGATGCCGGAAGGCTCACCGCTTAAAGTACATACCGAACGGCAAACAAAACTGTTACAGGAAATGTTACAAACCCGGTTAAAAAATCCACCCATGGTCGAATACGCGATGAACATTGGCAAACCCTCAGTGGCCACCGTTCTACAAAACATGCAGGCACAAGGTTGCGAGCGCATTCTGGTCATCCCGCTCTTTCCCCAATATGCTGCCAGCAGCACCGCAGCGGCAATGGATAATGTCTTCACGGTATTAAGCCGGATGCGTAATCAACCGGCTATACGTACCGTCAAACAATACCACGATCATCCGGCTTACATCGCGGCACTCGCCCATAATGTGCGCGATTACTGGAGCGCACACGGACGCCCAGACAAATTAATTATCAGCTTTCACGGTACCCCGCGCTCTAGCCTGGATAAAGGTGACCCTTATCATTGCGCTTGCCAAAAAACCGGACGACTGCTGGCTGAAGCATTGGCTTTGGATGCAAACCAATATGCCGTTTGTTTCCAATCGCGTTTTGGCAAAGCCAAATGGCTAACGCCATACACTGCCGTTACTCTGGAACAATTGGGCAAGGCACGAACACAAAGGGTTGATGTGATATGCCCCGGATTTGTATCTGATTGTCTGGAAACACTGGAAGAAATTGCGATTGAAGCGAAAAATATATTTGTTCAAGCAGGGGGTAAGGAGTTTCATTATATACCTTGTCTGAACGAGCGCACCGACTGGATTCAAACATTGGCGGATATTGCGTGCAACCATCTGCAAGGGTGGCTGGATAACGAAGTTTCCGAGGAAGCCACGCAGTTATCAAGAAAGCTGGCTTTGGAAATGGGCGCAAAAAGCTAA
- the hrcA gene encoding heat-inducible transcriptional repressor HrcA, which yields MLNERAQILLKTLVERYIHEGQPVGSRSLSKFSGLDLSPATIRNVMADLEEMGLVASPHTSAGRIPTPKGYRLFVDTLLVVKTLDKIELNHLENQLHPDNPSRLISAASQLLSELTRFAGVVITPKRKGAIFRYVEFMALSEKRILLIIVTPEGDVQNRILFTHTPYSQSDLIEAGNFINQNYAGCTLDQIRSRLGSELKQLRSEMISLMSAAIEMGGDAINESSEAVVLSGEHNLLQVDDFSDNLNSLKSLFELFERKTRLLQLLELSRQAHGVKIFIGGESDSTSLEEFSVVTAPYEMEGKIVGTVGVIGPRRMAYERIIPIVDITAKLLSNSLSQH from the coding sequence ATGCTAAATGAACGTGCACAGATATTATTGAAAACGCTGGTAGAACGGTATATCCACGAAGGCCAACCAGTTGGCTCGCGTTCACTATCAAAATTTTCCGGACTTGATCTCAGTCCGGCGACTATTCGTAATGTGATGGCGGATCTGGAGGAAATGGGGCTCGTGGCCAGTCCGCATACTTCGGCGGGAAGAATTCCAACTCCGAAGGGATATCGTCTTTTTGTCGACACGCTGCTGGTAGTGAAAACATTGGATAAAATTGAATTGAATCATTTGGAAAATCAGCTCCATCCTGACAATCCTTCACGCCTAATCAGCGCGGCTTCTCAGTTGTTATCAGAATTGACCCGTTTCGCCGGTGTCGTGATTACGCCCAAACGGAAAGGCGCAATATTCCGTTATGTGGAGTTTATGGCATTATCCGAAAAACGCATTCTGCTGATTATCGTAACACCCGAGGGCGATGTGCAAAACCGCATTCTCTTTACGCATACTCCTTATAGCCAATCCGATCTGATCGAAGCCGGTAATTTCATTAACCAGAACTATGCAGGCTGTACATTGGATCAAATTCGTAGTCGCTTGGGCAGCGAATTAAAGCAATTGCGTAGTGAAATGATCAGCCTTATGAGTGCAGCGATTGAAATGGGTGGCGATGCAATCAATGAAAGCAGCGAGGCCGTGGTGCTCTCCGGAGAGCATAACTTATTACAAGTTGATGATTTCTCTGACAACTTGAATAGCTTGAAAAGTTTATTTGAGTTATTCGAACGCAAAACTAGGCTGTTGCAGCTGCTCGAATTAAGCCGGCAGGCGCACGGCGTAAAAATTTTCATTGGGGGCGAATCCGATAGCACATCGTTGGAAGAATTCAGCGTGGTGACCGCGCCTTATGAAATGGAAGGAAAAATTGTAGGTACAGTCGGTGTCATCGGCCCTAGACGCATGGCATATGAGCGCATTATCCCAATTGTCGACATTACTGCAAAGCTGCTTTCCAACAGTTTGTCGCAGCATTGA
- a CDS encoding NAD kinase gives MNSSFSTIALIGKHKNPEIAIPLLSLAEYLTAKNYTVLLDHLTASQIGSDKYLALTLEDIGTQADLAVVMGGDGTMLNIARMLVSYDVPLIGINQGRLGFLTDLSVDTMFKSLDEILAENYITERRMLLYAEVIRDGVSVFGSLAFNDVVLYRGMSSGMIEFEVRVNSEYVNTLRADGLIVTTPTGSTAYALSSGGPILHPGLDLIALVPVCPHTLSNRPIVIGPEAIVEIQIQSCANVRINCDSHSCFDLDLTDSIIVRRFPKTVRLLHSVNHSYYRMLREKLGWSEFP, from the coding sequence ATGAATTCCTCATTTTCCACCATCGCGTTGATCGGCAAACATAAAAATCCTGAAATTGCGATACCACTGCTGAGTTTGGCGGAATACTTAACGGCGAAAAATTATACCGTTCTGCTGGATCATCTCACGGCATCACAGATTGGTAGCGATAAATATCTGGCACTGACTCTGGAAGATATCGGCACGCAGGCCGATCTGGCGGTAGTAATGGGTGGTGATGGCACCATGCTAAATATCGCACGAATGCTGGTTTCCTATGATGTGCCCTTGATCGGGATTAATCAAGGAAGACTTGGCTTTCTTACCGATTTATCGGTAGACACAATGTTTAAATCCTTAGATGAAATACTTGCGGAGAATTACATTACCGAACGAAGGATGTTGTTATATGCTGAAGTCATTCGGGATGGTGTTAGCGTTTTTGGCAGTTTGGCATTCAATGATGTGGTTCTTTATCGCGGCATGAGCAGTGGCATGATTGAATTTGAAGTAAGAGTCAATAGTGAGTATGTCAATACACTACGTGCCGATGGATTAATTGTGACGACACCAACCGGATCGACTGCTTACGCACTGTCCTCCGGCGGTCCGATTTTGCATCCCGGGCTGGATTTGATAGCGCTGGTGCCAGTTTGTCCGCATACCCTTAGCAATCGTCCCATCGTGATCGGACCGGAAGCCATTGTTGAAATTCAGATACAAAGTTGTGCGAATGTGCGCATAAATTGTGACAGTCATTCCTGCTTTGATCTGGATCTGACGGACAGCATTATCGTACGGCGATTTCCCAAAACAGTGCGATTGTTACACTCGGTCAATCACAGTTATTATCGTATGCTCAGAGAGAAATTAGGTTGGAGTGAGTTTCCCTGA
- the recN gene encoding DNA repair protein RecN produces the protein MLRHLSIKDFVIVERIELDFMSGFTVLTGETGAGKSILIDALALALGERGDASQIRLGCERAEINVAFDISHLPELLRWLNDSDLQGDVDNCLMRRIIETSGRSRSYINGHAATLQQLRTVGEYLVAIHSQHAHQSLMQKNVQCELLDAFAGRDDLVQAVKLKYRHWQDCHQQRVAMQHRTAESQDKREQLEWQLQELAALNFTLEEWQTLQADHRRLSHVAALLAAADTSIDTLSENENAALMQLNAAKNQLQDLLEFDQQLKSITDLLDSAQIQLQEGIYELKHYRQSLDLDPQWLQRIEQRISEIHAAARKFRITPEELPHLLDTTTGLLESLGSDSDISHLQALEAMALTDYLSQAEMLSQVRKKAGKDLSLQVTAAMQTIAMTGGEFSVSLTPLETGNANGLEQIEFQVAAHQGLPLRPLVKVASGGELSRISLAIQVITSKVGAVPTLIFDEVDVGIGGQVAEIVGLLLKKLGKDRQVLCITHLPQVAATGDQHLQVMKCINQHERNMQVVSKIALLSPLERIEEIARMLGGVNITETTRQHAVEMLQNSACD, from the coding sequence ATGCTAAGGCACCTGAGTATAAAAGATTTTGTCATTGTGGAGCGGATTGAGCTTGATTTCATGTCCGGCTTTACAGTTCTGACTGGAGAAACGGGTGCAGGAAAATCGATTCTGATTGATGCGCTGGCGCTGGCCTTGGGTGAGCGCGGCGATGCTAGTCAGATAAGACTGGGTTGTGAACGTGCTGAAATCAATGTGGCATTTGATATCAGTCATTTGCCCGAGCTATTACGCTGGTTGAATGACAGTGACCTACAGGGTGATGTCGATAACTGTCTAATGCGTCGTATCATAGAAACCAGCGGTCGTTCGCGCAGTTATATTAACGGACATGCGGCTACACTTCAGCAATTACGTACTGTGGGGGAATATCTGGTAGCCATTCACAGTCAGCATGCGCATCAATCCCTCATGCAGAAAAATGTACAATGTGAGTTGCTCGATGCTTTTGCAGGCAGGGATGATTTGGTACAAGCGGTTAAGCTGAAGTATCGACATTGGCAGGATTGTCATCAGCAAAGGGTAGCCATGCAGCACCGCACTGCGGAATCTCAGGACAAGCGCGAGCAGCTCGAGTGGCAATTGCAGGAATTGGCAGCGTTAAATTTTACGTTAGAGGAATGGCAAACCTTGCAAGCCGATCATCGCCGGTTATCTCATGTGGCTGCTTTGCTTGCTGCGGCGGATACAAGTATTGATACCTTATCCGAGAACGAAAATGCCGCGTTGATGCAACTCAATGCTGCAAAAAATCAATTGCAGGATTTATTGGAGTTCGATCAGCAACTCAAATCCATTACCGATTTGCTTGATTCCGCGCAAATCCAGCTGCAGGAGGGGATTTACGAGTTGAAACATTATCGCCAGAGTCTGGATCTGGATCCCCAATGGCTGCAACGAATCGAACAACGAATATCCGAGATTCATGCGGCGGCGAGAAAGTTTCGCATAACGCCGGAAGAATTGCCGCATTTGCTCGATACGACTACCGGCCTGTTGGAATCCCTGGGTTCGGACTCGGATATCAGCCATTTGCAAGCACTCGAAGCCATGGCGTTGACTGACTATCTTAGTCAAGCCGAGATGCTAAGTCAGGTACGGAAAAAAGCCGGTAAAGATTTGTCGTTACAGGTGACTGCGGCAATGCAAACGATTGCGATGACTGGAGGTGAATTTTCAGTGTCATTGACGCCATTGGAAACAGGCAATGCCAATGGTCTGGAGCAGATTGAATTTCAGGTGGCTGCGCATCAGGGTTTGCCGCTGCGGCCTTTGGTAAAGGTGGCTTCAGGGGGCGAATTGTCGCGCATCAGTTTGGCAATCCAGGTGATTACCAGCAAAGTGGGTGCTGTCCCTACACTCATCTTTGACGAGGTTGATGTCGGAATCGGTGGACAAGTCGCGGAGATTGTCGGTCTTTTATTAAAAAAGCTTGGAAAAGACCGGCAAGTTCTGTGCATTACGCATCTGCCGCAGGTTGCTGCGACCGGGGATCAACACCTGCAAGTGATGAAGTGCATTAATCAACACGAGAGAAATATGCAAGTGGTGAGTAAAATTGCGCTTCTCAGCCCGCTGGAACGTATTGAAGAAATTGCCCGTATGCTCGGCGGCGTCAATATCACGGAAACCACGCGGCAGCATGCGGTAGAGATGCTGCAAAACAGTGCTTGCGATTAG
- a CDS encoding fused MFS/spermidine synthase, whose product MNPSSSILLGKTWLYCTVFLTGAAVMVIELLGTRLIAPFYGASLYVWTSLIAVTLIALAIGYYLGGIWADRARSGLSLIIATAGLLTLIIPWLTGPVLLATDPLGLRLGSFISTLILFSPSLIMLGMVGPFAVKLSTSALANVGASTGSIYAVSTVGSVIGTLFLGFYLFPLIGSREIFMGLGVALLILAMAVAWIERKYLKKSITAMIPTALLTVIGLSLYPPIISSGHAEYTDAFQTRFERESLYGWVRVIDKPKENIRLLTADASTIGAASISHGENLLTYQKIVTQIPHLAPNIAKALLIGQGAGHMVATLNKAAIVTDTLEIDPAVAEAASEHFDFMPTGRRIIGDARYEIRQLKGPYDLIILDVFTGGTEPTHLLTVEALTQLHNLLSEHGILALNFVSFLDQGKNPALASVARTLAQVFPHQHVFISDPGADFNDFIFLATNHAIDLNHDSLPFSTRIWLKQRLLDIDATHGTILTDNHSNLELLQIRKSELYRRMIVDSIGTHHFIR is encoded by the coding sequence ATGAATCCTTCATCTTCAATTCTTCTTGGCAAAACCTGGCTTTATTGCACTGTATTTCTGACCGGGGCGGCCGTCATGGTTATAGAGCTTCTGGGCACGCGGCTGATTGCACCGTTCTACGGCGCCAGCCTTTATGTATGGACCTCACTCATCGCAGTTACACTGATTGCATTGGCAATCGGCTACTATCTGGGAGGAATCTGGGCTGACCGGGCACGATCGGGATTATCCCTCATCATCGCAACTGCAGGATTATTAACGCTCATCATTCCCTGGCTGACAGGACCGGTTTTGCTGGCTACGGACCCGCTTGGCCTACGTCTGGGCAGCTTCATCAGTACACTGATTTTATTCTCACCCAGCTTGATCATGCTGGGTATGGTCGGACCTTTTGCGGTTAAATTGTCTACTTCCGCATTGGCCAACGTAGGCGCCAGCACGGGATCGATTTATGCGGTCAGCACCGTCGGCAGCGTGATTGGTACATTATTTCTCGGTTTTTACTTATTTCCTCTGATCGGCTCCCGAGAAATTTTTATGGGTTTGGGAGTAGCACTATTGATACTGGCAATGGCCGTAGCATGGATTGAGCGAAAATACTTGAAGAAATCCATTACGGCCATGATACCGACAGCTCTGTTGACGGTTATAGGATTGAGCTTATATCCACCCATCATCAGTTCCGGACACGCGGAATACACCGATGCCTTCCAAACCCGATTTGAACGCGAAAGCCTATATGGCTGGGTCCGTGTCATTGACAAACCCAAGGAGAATATCCGCTTGCTTACTGCAGATGCTTCCACCATCGGCGCAGCCAGTATCAGTCATGGAGAAAACCTCCTCACCTATCAGAAAATTGTGACACAAATCCCTCATCTTGCACCTAATATTGCGAAAGCCTTATTAATTGGTCAAGGTGCCGGACATATGGTTGCGACTCTGAACAAAGCGGCAATTGTAACGGATACGCTGGAAATTGATCCGGCTGTGGCCGAAGCGGCCAGTGAACACTTCGACTTTATGCCAACAGGACGCAGAATCATCGGCGATGCGCGCTATGAAATTCGCCAGCTCAAAGGTCCTTATGACTTGATCATTCTGGATGTTTTCACGGGTGGCACCGAACCCACGCACCTATTGACGGTTGAAGCACTCACCCAATTGCACAACCTGCTTTCAGAACATGGAATTCTTGCGTTGAATTTTGTCTCGTTTCTGGATCAAGGTAAGAATCCGGCACTGGCTTCTGTTGCAAGAACATTGGCACAGGTCTTTCCACATCAGCACGTTTTCATTTCGGATCCAGGCGCCGATTTCAATGATTTCATCTTTCTCGCCACGAACCATGCCATCGATTTGAACCATGATTCACTGCCATTTTCCACTCGTATCTGGCTAAAGCAGAGACTATTGGATATCGATGCAACGCATGGAACCATTCTGACTGATAACCACAGTAACCTAGAACTGTTGCAAATCCGCAAATCCGAGCTCTATCGGCGCATGATCGTTGACTCAATCGGTACCCATCACTTTATCCGCTAG
- a CDS encoding amidohydrolase family protein, with protein sequence METKIDQFRTTAQLTLLALALTFGLNALAQSDSTAPSASNHCYMLSAERVFDGFELHENAAVLIKGNQIVQVGDANQLKGLCSRKIKLGDATILPGFIETHAHITFQNIPSNKVLKHGITTVRDTGGPLLKPMGGNGNLRILSAGPIIQAVNGYPLNIFSHHNANSPVHDKYSAIGVAVATAEEAEKVVTDLVAGGSTVIKISLEPGGEAGTPWMSSHGHGEIPQTPWPLLSLDIIKAIVTKAHALNRKVAAHVSENTGVELALDGGVDEWAHIPCAEIRDDLLHRAVEQNVTFVTTVDTLSGCTGIHANAHKLAHIISHNTTTKSKFIYGSEIGHDNVPWGINAEEMVLMLNLTSPDGIDFEDVLRIFRSATSEAGKHLNNPLLGTLMKQAPADIIAVRGNPFQRFKLLEYPDLVISGGRIIVNDFNKNKVRH encoded by the coding sequence ATGGAAACAAAAATAGATCAATTCAGAACCACAGCACAACTCACCCTTCTGGCTCTGGCGCTCACCTTTGGCCTGAATGCTTTAGCTCAAAGTGATTCAACGGCCCCATCTGCAAGCAATCATTGCTATATGCTAAGTGCCGAGCGCGTTTTCGACGGCTTCGAATTGCATGAAAATGCAGCCGTTCTGATCAAAGGCAATCAAATTGTTCAAGTCGGAGATGCAAACCAATTAAAGGGATTGTGCAGTAGAAAAATAAAATTGGGCGATGCAACCATTCTGCCGGGGTTTATTGAAACCCATGCACATATTACATTTCAGAATATTCCCAGCAATAAGGTATTAAAGCATGGCATAACTACTGTCCGGGATACCGGCGGACCGCTGCTAAAACCAATGGGAGGAAACGGCAATTTACGCATTTTGAGTGCGGGTCCGATCATTCAGGCGGTCAATGGTTATCCATTAAATATCTTTAGCCATCATAACGCAAATTCCCCTGTTCATGACAAATACAGCGCCATTGGTGTAGCTGTTGCCACCGCTGAAGAAGCGGAAAAAGTTGTAACGGATCTAGTCGCAGGCGGCTCGACAGTAATCAAAATTTCATTGGAGCCCGGGGGTGAGGCGGGCACACCTTGGATGTCTAGTCACGGGCATGGAGAGATTCCACAAACCCCATGGCCATTGCTTTCTTTGGATATTATCAAGGCGATAGTAACTAAGGCACACGCATTGAACCGGAAAGTGGCTGCGCATGTCAGCGAAAATACCGGTGTTGAACTGGCGCTGGACGGCGGTGTCGATGAATGGGCGCATATCCCTTGTGCGGAAATTCGTGACGACCTGTTACACCGTGCAGTAGAACAAAACGTAACCTTTGTAACCACGGTGGACACCCTGTCCGGCTGTACTGGCATTCATGCCAATGCACATAAGCTTGCACACATCATATCCCACAACACAACGACGAAGTCAAAATTTATCTATGGATCTGAAATTGGTCACGACAATGTGCCTTGGGGTATTAACGCTGAAGAAATGGTGTTGATGTTGAATTTAACCAGTCCGGACGGCATTGACTTTGAAGATGTGTTACGAATATTCAGGTCGGCAACTTCCGAGGCTGGAAAACATTTGAATAATCCTTTGCTAGGTACATTAATGAAACAAGCTCCGGCAGATATTATTGCCGTCCGCGGCAACCCGTTTCAACGATTTAAATTACTGGAATATCCCGATTTGGTCATTTCCGGCGGCCGTATCATCGTCAACGACTTTAATAAAAACAAGGTAAGACACTAA
- a CDS encoding HEAT repeat domain-containing protein: MLKLTNHKNGIGIPFVIFFMAATGFSNYVLADAATVNSVSSLNAIQIYCMEEHGNALKPDADFTEAIVNLAASNDPAQRVNALSQLAVKGLIDSEVVQKILQTAIQDSDPQVRGQAVYAFAQQGCGDLFVVLEQALQDTEFSVRLMALDSLGDDERSVALLKQVVEDEDEAQAIKDLATMKLEALSTSNQTQDNGI, encoded by the coding sequence GTGTTGAAATTGACAAACCATAAGAACGGGATTGGCATACCGTTCGTTATTTTTTTTATGGCAGCTACTGGATTTTCCAATTATGTGCTTGCAGATGCAGCCACAGTGAACTCAGTTTCCAGCCTGAATGCCATTCAGATTTATTGCATGGAAGAGCATGGCAACGCATTGAAGCCTGACGCTGATTTTACCGAAGCGATTGTTAATCTTGCCGCATCGAATGATCCGGCGCAGCGAGTAAACGCATTGTCGCAATTGGCGGTAAAAGGCTTGATTGATTCTGAAGTCGTACAAAAAATCCTGCAAACCGCGATCCAGGATTCCGATCCGCAAGTCAGAGGACAGGCAGTGTATGCTTTTGCGCAACAAGGGTGCGGCGATTTATTCGTGGTGCTTGAGCAAGCGTTGCAAGATACTGAGTTTTCAGTACGGTTGATGGCATTGGATAGTTTGGGCGACGATGAAAGAAGCGTGGCATTGCTGAAACAAGTGGTTGAAGACGAAGATGAAGCGCAAGCCATCAAAGATCTGGCGACCATGAAACTGGAAGCTTTGTCCACAAGCAATCAGACGCAGGATAATGGTATTTAA
- the rpsT gene encoding 30S ribosomal protein S20 — MANSAQARKRARQAVKRREYNVSLRSELRTAIKYVRKAIGSGDKDVAQNAFNNSISTIDSITGKGIIHKNKAARYKSRLSFAIKMMN; from the coding sequence ATGGCTAATAGCGCACAAGCGAGAAAGCGTGCAAGGCAAGCTGTCAAACGTAGAGAATACAATGTCAGTTTACGATCTGAATTGCGTACTGCGATTAAATATGTAAGAAAAGCGATAGGGTCGGGGGATAAGGATGTGGCTCAAAATGCGTTTAACAATTCTATAAGTACAATTGATTCAATTACCGGAAAAGGCATTATTCACAAAAATAAGGCCGCGCGTTATAAAAGTCGATTATCTTTTGCAATTAAGATGATGAATTAG
- a CDS encoding multiheme c-type cytochrome: MKAKRWAGVIAGLLGAMLIGTAHANILSVPDELYEALKLDREKATPKEVYEAVVKRYKDPEQGAGRGTLAQYWEPIPYGIYLDPATFYKSPTSNKEIASRKECVECHTDESPVWVQAWKRSTHANLDKVRNLKPEDPTYYKKAKLEDVEKNLRSLGKLAEGENLKEVGCIDCHVDVNAKKKADHTKDIIMPTADVCGKCHLAEFVERESERDTMIWPHGQWPDGRPSHALDYKANVETTVWAAMPQREVAEGCSMCHTNQNKCDSCHTRHEFSAAESRKPEACATCHSGVDHNNWEAYSMSKHGKMVSMLGDKWNWEVQLKDAYELGGQNAPTCAGCHMEYEGEYSHNMVRKIRWANYPFVPGIAENINSEWSEARLDSWVVTCTKCHSERFARSYLELMDKGTLEGLAKYQEANEIVHTLYKEGLLTGQKTNRPAPPAPEKEGYAYFAQLFWSKGNSPAAIELKVLEMHENDLAKMHVGLAHVNPGGWTYTEGWGPINRAYVEIQDENTRIREMIALQERVKNLESKRTSLLDLDGTAEKISLGGLGGGMLLAGTLALAGWRKRKQSEA; encoded by the coding sequence ATGAAAGCCAAGCGATGGGCTGGGGTAATAGCGGGGCTGTTAGGAGCTATGCTGATAGGAACGGCGCATGCGAACATACTGAGTGTTCCGGACGAATTGTATGAAGCATTGAAGCTGGATCGTGAGAAAGCGACACCGAAGGAAGTATACGAAGCGGTGGTGAAGCGCTACAAGGATCCTGAGCAAGGAGCGGGTCGGGGAACATTGGCGCAATACTGGGAACCGATACCATATGGAATATATTTGGATCCTGCGACATTTTACAAATCGCCGACCTCGAATAAAGAGATAGCGAGCCGGAAGGAATGTGTGGAATGTCATACGGACGAATCGCCGGTATGGGTGCAAGCATGGAAGCGCAGCACGCATGCGAATTTAGACAAAGTACGTAATTTGAAACCGGAAGATCCGACTTACTACAAGAAAGCCAAGCTGGAAGACGTAGAGAAGAATTTGCGCTCTTTGGGTAAGCTGGCGGAAGGCGAGAACCTGAAGGAAGTGGGGTGTATTGACTGTCACGTGGATGTTAATGCGAAAAAGAAAGCGGATCACACCAAAGACATTATTATGCCGACAGCGGATGTATGTGGTAAATGCCACTTGGCGGAATTTGTGGAGCGGGAATCGGAAAGAGACACGATGATTTGGCCGCACGGCCAATGGCCTGATGGACGCCCATCGCACGCATTGGATTATAAAGCCAACGTAGAAACCACTGTTTGGGCAGCGATGCCGCAACGCGAAGTAGCTGAAGGTTGTTCGATGTGTCATACGAATCAGAACAAATGTGACTCATGCCATACGCGCCATGAATTTTCAGCTGCGGAATCGCGTAAGCCGGAAGCGTGTGCCACTTGCCATAGTGGTGTGGATCACAACAACTGGGAAGCTTACTCCATGTCCAAGCACGGCAAGATGGTATCGATGCTGGGAGACAAATGGAACTGGGAAGTACAGTTGAAAGATGCCTATGAACTAGGTGGTCAAAATGCACCGACCTGTGCGGGATGTCACATGGAATACGAAGGCGAGTATAGCCATAACATGGTAAGGAAGATTCGCTGGGCGAACTATCCGTTTGTTCCGGGAATAGCGGAAAATATTAATAGCGAATGGTCGGAAGCGCGTTTAGACTCGTGGGTGGTTACCTGTACCAAATGTCACTCGGAGCGTTTTGCACGTTCATATTTAGAATTGATGGACAAAGGCACGCTGGAAGGATTGGCTAAGTATCAGGAAGCTAATGAAATTGTGCATACACTGTATAAGGAAGGCTTATTGACAGGTCAAAAAACTAATCGTCCTGCCCCACCGGCACCGGAGAAAGAAGGCTATGCATACTTTGCACAGTTGTTCTGGTCGAAAGGTAACAGTCCTGCGGCGATTGAGCTGAAAGTACTGGAAATGCACGAAAATGACCTGGCTAAGATGCATGTAGGTTTGGCGCACGTAAATCCGGGTGGATGGACCTATACGGAAGGTTGGGGTCCGATTAACCGCGCGTATGTTGAAATTCAAGACGAAAATACTCGTATTCGCGAGATGATTGCGCTGCAGGAACGGGTGAAGAATCTTGAATCGAAACGTACCAGTTTACTTGATCTGGATGGCACAGCTGAGAAGATCTCGCTGGGTGGTTTAGGTGGCGGCATGCTGCTGGCCGGGACACTGGCCTTGGCGGGTTGGCGTAAACGTAAGCAAAGTGAAGCTTGA